One window from the genome of Ciconia boyciana chromosome 8, ASM3463844v1, whole genome shotgun sequence encodes:
- the DKK1 gene encoding dickkopf-related protein 1, protein MRGLVALLAALSCAAPAGRAAAPGGALSSNAIKGPPPGGAAEASAAPAAPFDGSNKPLPAATRQPFPCAEDEDCGPEEFCGGAARGGGAPLCLACRRRRKRCLRDAMCCPGTTCSNGLCTPLEPPHGAAELDEIGTEVLPRRTPAPAWLPTAKGEEGDFCLRSSDCAAGLCCARHFWSKICKPVLREGQVCTRHRRKGTHGLEIFQRCQCAEGLACRLQREHGPTDTSRLHTCQRH, encoded by the exons ATGCGGGGGCTGGTAGCGCTGCTGGCGGCGCTGAGCTGtgcggccccggcggggcgggcggcggcgcccggcggcgCCCTCAGCTCCAACGCTATCAAGGGACCCCCCCCAGGGGGGGCGGCCGAGGCcagcgccgcccccgccgcccccttcGACGGCAGCAACAAGCCGCTGCCGGCCGCCACCCGGCAG cctttCCCCTGCGCCGAGGACGAGGACTGCGGCCCCGAGGAGTTTTGCGGGGGggcggcccgcggcgggggcgccCCGCTCTGCCTCGCCTGCCGGAGACGCCGCAAGCGCTGTCTGCGCGACGCCATGTGCTGCCCTGGCACGACCTGCAGCAACG GGCTCTGCACCCCCCTGGAGCCTCCCCACGGAGCCGCCGAGCTGGACGAGATCGGCACCGAGGTGCTGCCTCGACGGAcgcctgctccagcctggctccCCACTGCCAAAG GTGAGGAAGGGGACTTCTGCCTGCGTTCATCGGACTGCGCAGCTGGACTGTGCTGCGCCCGTCACTTCTGGTCCAAAATCTGCAAGCCGGTGCTGCGAGAAGGGCAGGTGTGTACCCGGCACCGGCGGAAAGGCACCCACGGCCTGGAGATCTTCCAGCGGTGCCAGTGTGCCGAGGGGCTGGCTTGCCGCCTCCAGCGAGAGCACGGCCCCACCGACACCTCCCGCCTGCACACCTGCCAGCGGCACTGA